A stretch of Aristophania vespae DNA encodes these proteins:
- a CDS encoding cation diffusion facilitator family transporter, whose translation MTPLRQNIARLSILISLIVLAIKYSAYYVSHSSALLADAIETILNVIAAIGTLWAVNIAAQPADENHPYGHGKAEYLWAIIEGILVVLTAIGIFLIACYDFLHPSSLKEPFIGVFLNAFAGMVNFIWARIMIIIGRKYDSQALLSAGAHVQSDVWASLALVIGVSLIPLLHWLWIDPLLSILVALNVLWTGFGMMRHSMKGLMDEAPAPELIEKVFKIITEKGEGALEAHDLRMRKVGALYFVEFHLVVDDHMSITEAHDICDHIESAIRKYLGSASIHIHVEPEKIAKEEHLSGHKHRNVLTLS comes from the coding sequence ATGACACCTCTTCGCCAAAATATTGCACGTTTATCTATTCTTATTAGCCTCATTGTTCTGGCCATAAAATATAGCGCCTATTATGTTTCTCACTCTAGCGCTCTGTTAGCCGACGCCATTGAAACAATTCTTAATGTCATCGCAGCCATTGGCACGCTGTGGGCAGTTAATATTGCCGCTCAGCCAGCTGATGAGAACCATCCTTACGGGCATGGCAAAGCCGAATATTTATGGGCCATTATTGAAGGTATATTGGTTGTCTTAACAGCAATCGGTATTTTCTTAATTGCCTGTTATGATTTTTTACATCCCAGTTCTCTTAAAGAGCCATTTATTGGTGTTTTTCTGAATGCGTTTGCAGGTATGGTCAATTTTATCTGGGCACGCATCATGATCATAATTGGCCGCAAATATGATTCACAGGCCTTATTATCTGCCGGGGCACATGTTCAGTCCGATGTGTGGGCAAGTCTGGCTCTTGTGATTGGTGTCTCTCTCATACCGCTTTTACACTGGCTCTGGATTGATCCCCTTCTATCAATTCTGGTTGCCCTCAATGTCCTCTGGACAGGCTTTGGCATGATGCGTCATTCGATGAAAGGCCTTATGGATGAAGCCCCTGCGCCTGAACTTATAGAAAAAGTTTTTAAGATTATCACAGAAAAAGGTGAAGGCGCTCTTGAGGCACATGATTTAAGAATGCGCAAAGTTGGAGCGCTTTATTTTGTGGAGTTCCATCTTGTTGTTGACGACCACATGTCAATTACCGAAGCACATGATATATGCGACCACATTGAATCAGCTATTCGAAAATATCTAGGCTCAGCGTCTATTCATATTCATGTTGAACCAGAAAAAATTGCTAAAGAAGAGCATCTTTCAGGACATAAGCACCGTAATGTGCTCACCTTATCTTAA
- a CDS encoding cation diffusion facilitator family transporter, whose protein sequence is MSHHSHSKDHNHHHGHDHHAHDEHSHEGHHHGGFGHHHVHAPDSFGAVFAIGIALNSAYVIAETIWGVWAHSLSLLADAGHNLSDILGLAAAWFAQILAKRAPSGRFTYGLKRATILTALGNAVILLLVTGGIVWEAILHLITPDTVHGPTVSLVAFIGIIVNGLTAWLFVKGSKHDLNMRGAFLHMASDAVMALSVVIAGFAISWTGFNIIDPIVSLIVSFAIIWATWSLLTQSLNLALDGVPASINTEEVANALKELPEIADLHHLHIWPMSTTETALTVHIVPETIVPEPSAHQLIKQTRQIINQANELLRKRFAIQHPTFQIEDRTPHCLNENCEPLNETHHSHSH, encoded by the coding sequence ATGAGCCATCATTCACACTCTAAAGACCATAATCACCATCACGGACATGACCATCATGCTCATGATGAGCATAGTCACGAAGGCCATCATCATGGTGGCTTTGGACATCATCATGTTCATGCTCCCGATTCTTTCGGAGCTGTGTTCGCAATAGGTATTGCGCTTAATTCTGCCTATGTCATAGCAGAAACCATATGGGGTGTTTGGGCTCATTCACTTTCGCTTCTTGCTGATGCAGGGCATAATCTTTCTGATATTTTAGGACTGGCAGCCGCTTGGTTTGCCCAGATTTTAGCTAAGCGTGCTCCTTCAGGCCGATTCACCTATGGCTTGAAACGCGCCACGATTTTAACGGCTCTAGGTAATGCTGTTATTTTGCTTTTAGTGACTGGCGGTATTGTATGGGAGGCGATTTTACATCTTATCACCCCTGACACTGTTCATGGCCCAACCGTTAGTCTGGTTGCTTTTATCGGTATTATTGTTAACGGCCTTACAGCCTGGCTGTTTGTAAAAGGGTCTAAACACGATCTTAATATGCGCGGGGCCTTTTTGCATATGGCATCGGATGCCGTAATGGCCTTGAGTGTCGTGATTGCTGGTTTTGCCATTTCCTGGACAGGCTTTAACATTATCGATCCTATTGTGAGCCTGATTGTTTCCTTTGCCATTATTTGGGCAACTTGGTCACTTTTAACACAATCGCTTAATCTCGCCCTTGATGGTGTTCCCGCTTCCATTAACACCGAAGAGGTGGCAAATGCGCTAAAGGAACTGCCTGAAATTGCTGATCTTCACCACCTCCATATATGGCCAATGAGCACGACTGAAACAGCATTGACGGTTCATATTGTGCCAGAGACGATCGTACCTGAACCATCTGCCCACCAGCTCATTAAACAAACACGCCAGATTATTAATCAGGCCAATGAACTGCTTAGAAAACGCTTTGCAATTCAGCACCCAACCTTCCAAATAGAAGACAGGACACCGCATTGCCTCAATGAAAATTGTGAGCCCTTAAATGAAACTCACCATAGCCATTCTCATTAA
- a CDS encoding NAD(P)/FAD-dependent oxidoreductase — translation MLRLTNLRLVLDHSSEALKTAILERLGIDSQDLEEFHIFRRGHDARKRGDIHFVYTIDCKVKNEETLLNRFKEDAHVNITPDMSWAPPQLPKAEIRTRPVVIGAGPCGLLAALTLAQAGLKPIILERGRDVRSRTVDTFALWRKSLFTAESNVQFGEGGAGTFSDGKLYSGISDPRHLGRKVLEEFVKAGAPEEILMLSKPHIGTFRLVTVVQSLRAQIEALGGEYRFETRVDGFELQGEGASRKIKALHLSTGEILAAERVILAVGHSARDSFEVLHALGVSMQAKPFSIGVRIEHPQSLIDVARFGAQAGHKLLGAADYKLVHHASTGRGVYSFCMCPGGQVVAATSEEGQVVTNGMSQYSRAERNANSGIVVEVKPEIDFPKDDVLAAIAFQRKWEKAAFQAGGGNYKAPAQTVGDFLAGRASTNLGRVVPSYQPGVTPTDLRLCLPDFVTESIKEALPLFDRKIKGFTMDEAVMTGVETRTSSPIRITRDKTGQSLNVRGLFPAGEGAGYAGGILSAAIDGIRAAEWLAASL, via the coding sequence GTGCTTCGCTTAACCAATCTCCGTTTAGTTTTAGATCATTCTTCCGAGGCACTAAAAACCGCCATCCTCGAACGTTTGGGGATTGATAGTCAGGATTTGGAAGAATTTCATATTTTTCGCCGCGGGCACGATGCTCGTAAAAGGGGCGATATTCATTTTGTTTATACGATAGATTGTAAGGTAAAAAACGAAGAGACTCTTTTAAATCGTTTTAAAGAAGATGCTCACGTTAATATCACGCCTGATATGAGTTGGGCTCCTCCGCAGCTTCCTAAAGCAGAGATTAGAACAAGGCCGGTTGTTATAGGGGCAGGTCCCTGTGGGCTTCTTGCGGCACTGACTTTGGCTCAGGCAGGGCTTAAGCCCATAATTTTAGAACGGGGACGCGATGTGAGATCGCGTACGGTTGATACATTTGCGCTGTGGCGTAAGTCCCTTTTTACCGCTGAAAGTAATGTGCAATTTGGCGAAGGCGGAGCGGGAACTTTTTCAGATGGAAAGCTTTATTCAGGAATATCTGATCCCAGACATTTAGGACGTAAAGTACTAGAAGAATTTGTCAAAGCAGGGGCGCCTGAAGAGATTTTAATGCTGTCTAAGCCTCATATAGGTACATTTCGCTTAGTAACAGTTGTGCAATCTCTTCGTGCACAAATCGAAGCTTTGGGTGGTGAGTATCGTTTCGAAACCCGCGTAGATGGTTTTGAACTCCAGGGTGAGGGTGCTTCTCGCAAGATAAAAGCACTTCATCTTTCAACAGGCGAAATATTAGCTGCTGAGCGTGTGATTTTAGCAGTGGGACATTCTGCTAGAGATAGTTTTGAGGTGCTTCATGCCTTGGGTGTTTCAATGCAGGCCAAACCTTTTTCAATTGGGGTGAGAATTGAGCATCCGCAGTCTTTGATTGATGTTGCGCGCTTTGGAGCACAGGCTGGGCATAAATTATTGGGAGCGGCAGATTATAAGTTGGTCCATCATGCATCTACAGGGCGGGGTGTTTATTCATTTTGTATGTGTCCGGGTGGTCAGGTTGTGGCAGCGACTTCAGAAGAGGGGCAGGTTGTCACAAACGGCATGAGCCAATATTCAAGGGCTGAGCGCAATGCGAATAGCGGCATTGTGGTTGAAGTAAAACCTGAGATAGACTTCCCCAAAGATGACGTTCTGGCTGCAATTGCTTTTCAGCGTAAATGGGAAAAAGCTGCCTTTCAGGCCGGGGGTGGAAATTACAAAGCGCCAGCCCAAACTGTTGGAGATTTTCTTGCCGGGCGGGCCTCAACAAATTTGGGAAGGGTTGTGCCTTCATATCAGCCAGGTGTTACGCCAACCGATTTAAGGCTTTGTCTGCCTGATTTTGTTACTGAGAGCATAAAAGAAGCCTTACCCCTTTTTGACCGTAAAATTAAAGGTTTCACGATGGATGAAGCCGTTATGACGGGGGTAGAAACACGCACGTCTTCTCCTATACGGATTACAAGAGATAAAACAGGTCAAAGCCTTAATGTGCGGGGCCTTTTTCCTGCTGGGGAAGGTGCTGGCTATGCAGGAGGAATCCTCTCAGCGGCTATTGATGGCATCAGAGCTGCTGAGTGGTTGGCTGCAAGTCTCTAG
- a CDS encoding MFS transporter — MNAASSSTARPGFKALIPYWQVTFAAFMGWFLDGFDQTSFMFTLPDIARDFGCTISMLGGVLFGQAVGRFIGNTAWGWLADRYGRKPAFMLGVIWFAIFSALTGFSHSIYTLFIIQFLFGIGFGGEWTASAALLMETVPEASRPLASALMMSGYELGYFAAAGAQALILPHFGWRILFFIGILPALLSIFIRIGVKESPIWLEQRALQQKKTVSKTRFSWSGAALQAIILMSFLEFQKAAIYTFYPTILRDSHHLSPQAIFWPIMLYCIGSFSGKIFCGKLAEYFGESRVMIGAILIVMCAIWPFLCVQDWNLLLISAFIMGAAASGIFALIPHYLAQRFPSAQRSFGMGLSYALGSLGQGLAGKIVPFFGATAATLPLSAVAFVLGSSVLTAASAIFKPKLPKF, encoded by the coding sequence ATGAATGCTGCATCATCCTCTACAGCCAGGCCAGGTTTCAAAGCCTTAATACCTTACTGGCAGGTCACATTTGCTGCTTTTATGGGGTGGTTTTTAGATGGGTTTGATCAAACAAGCTTCATGTTCACCCTGCCAGATATCGCACGTGACTTTGGCTGTACAATTTCTATGCTGGGTGGTGTTCTTTTTGGCCAGGCCGTGGGCCGCTTTATAGGCAATACAGCGTGGGGTTGGCTTGCCGATCGTTACGGACGAAAGCCTGCTTTTATGCTCGGCGTTATTTGGTTTGCTATTTTCTCCGCCTTAACGGGATTTTCTCACTCTATATACACTCTTTTTATTATCCAATTTCTCTTTGGCATTGGTTTTGGCGGTGAGTGGACTGCCTCAGCTGCTTTATTAATGGAGACTGTACCAGAAGCATCACGCCCTCTGGCCTCAGCTCTCATGATGTCTGGTTATGAATTAGGTTATTTTGCAGCGGCAGGTGCTCAGGCACTTATTTTACCTCACTTTGGCTGGCGTATTCTCTTTTTCATTGGCATTCTTCCTGCTCTTTTATCCATATTCATTCGTATAGGCGTGAAAGAAAGCCCAATATGGCTTGAGCAACGTGCTCTTCAACAGAAAAAAACTGTTTCTAAAACACGATTTTCCTGGAGCGGGGCTGCTCTACAGGCCATTATTCTTATGAGCTTTTTAGAATTTCAAAAAGCAGCTATTTATACTTTTTATCCCACTATTTTACGTGACTCTCATCACTTATCACCCCAAGCCATATTCTGGCCTATCATGCTTTATTGCATTGGATCTTTTAGCGGAAAGATTTTTTGCGGAAAACTGGCCGAATATTTTGGCGAAAGTAGGGTAATGATTGGGGCGATTTTAATTGTGATGTGCGCAATTTGGCCCTTTTTATGCGTGCAGGACTGGAATTTATTGCTTATTTCAGCCTTTATTATGGGCGCTGCGGCTTCAGGTATTTTTGCCCTCATACCGCATTATCTGGCCCAACGCTTCCCCTCTGCCCAAAGAAGTTTTGGTATGGGACTAAGCTATGCGCTGGGATCTTTAGGCCAGGGTCTGGCAGGCAAAATCGTGCCTTTTTTTGGAGCGACAGCTGCGACTCTTCCTCTTTCAGCCGTGGCTTTCGTGCTAGGGTCTAGCGTGCTGACAGCCGCCAGTGCCATTTTCAAACCCAAGCTCCCCAAATTCTAG
- the hemA gene encoding 5-aminolevulinate synthase, whose product MDYDALFQKALDGLHADGSYRYFAELERKAGQFPRAFHHGIGREVTIWCSNDYLAMGQQPDVLAAMHKALDETGAGAGGTRNISGTNHYHVALETELASLHGKESALLFNSGYLSNWVTLGTIAARIKDCVVLSDALNHASMIEGIRHSRAEKRIFRHNDLEDLERHLKEIPLDVPKIIAFESVYSMDGDVAPIEAICDLADQYGAMTYLDEVHAVGMYGSQGGGMAQELGLEHRLTVIEGTLGKAFGVVGGYIAASAPLCDFVRSFGSGFIFSTSLPPMIAAGVLASVKHLKKSSTERDGQKKAVALLRQKLGQARIPYIMNPSHIVPVMVGDAKLCRALSDDLLKRFGHYIQPINYPTVPRGTERLRLTPGPLHSEADIEAVVQALSTLWKDYKLEYAA is encoded by the coding sequence ATGGATTATGATGCTCTGTTTCAAAAGGCCCTTGATGGCCTGCATGCCGATGGCAGCTATCGTTATTTTGCTGAATTGGAAAGAAAAGCAGGCCAGTTCCCCCGTGCTTTTCATCACGGGATAGGTCGTGAAGTTACAATCTGGTGTTCTAATGATTATCTCGCAATGGGACAGCAGCCTGATGTTCTTGCGGCTATGCACAAAGCATTAGATGAAACTGGTGCGGGGGCAGGTGGCACGCGCAATATTTCGGGCACAAATCATTATCACGTGGCTCTTGAAACGGAGCTGGCCAGTTTGCATGGGAAAGAAAGCGCATTGCTTTTTAACTCAGGCTACCTCTCAAATTGGGTAACGCTTGGTACAATTGCTGCCCGTATTAAAGATTGTGTTGTTCTTTCTGATGCGCTGAATCATGCATCTATGATCGAAGGTATTCGCCATTCTCGAGCAGAAAAAAGAATTTTTCGCCATAATGATTTAGAAGATCTCGAACGTCATCTTAAAGAGATACCTTTGGATGTTCCCAAAATTATAGCCTTTGAATCAGTCTATTCAATGGATGGAGACGTAGCACCCATTGAAGCGATTTGTGATTTGGCTGATCAATATGGAGCTATGACATATCTTGATGAGGTTCATGCCGTGGGTATGTATGGCTCTCAAGGGGGAGGCATGGCACAGGAATTAGGGCTTGAACATCGTCTTACAGTTATTGAAGGCACATTAGGAAAAGCTTTTGGTGTTGTCGGTGGATATATAGCAGCTTCTGCACCTTTATGTGATTTTGTGCGTTCTTTTGGATCTGGCTTTATTTTTTCTACCTCACTACCTCCCATGATTGCAGCAGGTGTATTGGCCAGTGTAAAGCATTTAAAAAAGAGCAGCACTGAAAGAGATGGCCAGAAAAAAGCTGTTGCATTATTGCGGCAGAAATTAGGGCAGGCCCGTATTCCCTATATTATGAACCCCAGTCATATCGTTCCTGTTATGGTGGGAGATGCAAAGCTTTGCCGTGCCTTGTCTGACGATTTACTCAAGCGGTTTGGCCATTATATTCAGCCTATTAATTACCCCACCGTGCCAAGAGGTACAGAGCGTTTACGCTTAACGCCGGGGCCTTTACATAGTGAGGCTGATATTGAGGCAGTCGTACAAGCCTTATCTACTTTGTGGAAAGACTATAAGCTTGAATATGCTGCATAG
- a CDS encoding ShlB/FhaC/HecB family hemolysin secretion/activation protein: protein MGNAFNLGQILTYQFNRSVSGLSNNHAASWTIPLIGRNAIQIYGTYSHTNPVPNEPNMKNKGESGQASIRWLHMINHITLGQNFGLDGTLQIGFDWKTTNSDEYKPYMPISQRHANISNADTNQFVIGYDGSVQDPWGQTKLNNQFYYSPGGLTHYDNKKDYRSIVEHSGPNYVYDRLMLTRSFSLPWGLSTTTKVTFQRASKNLLYSEQLATGGMSNARGYFVNTSFGSNANSFSQELFLPQFSLAKLTSFPTLEDSNKLGFFWDWADNRQVKRIGDGPRAATLSSVGIDVNSTINQYLNITYDVGWRLRRVHTTAFAARKGAFCDFQIVAGF, encoded by the coding sequence ATGGGCAATGCCTTTAACTTAGGGCAAATTTTAACTTATCAATTTAATCGTTCTGTATCAGGTCTTTCTAATAATCATGCTGCCAGTTGGACAATTCCCTTAATTGGGCGTAACGCCATTCAGATTTACGGCACATACTCTCATACTAACCCTGTGCCCAATGAACCTAATATGAAAAATAAGGGCGAAAGCGGCCAAGCCTCTATCAGGTGGCTTCATATGATCAACCACATTACCTTAGGGCAAAATTTCGGTCTTGATGGTACTCTTCAGATTGGTTTTGACTGGAAGACCACGAACTCTGACGAATATAAACCCTATATGCCCATTTCTCAGCGCCATGCTAATATTTCAAATGCTGATACAAATCAGTTTGTTATAGGATATGATGGTTCTGTACAGGACCCATGGGGACAAACGAAGCTTAATAACCAGTTTTATTATAGTCCCGGCGGCCTGACGCATTATGATAACAAAAAAGACTATAGGTCAATTGTTGAACATTCTGGCCCCAATTACGTTTATGACCGCCTCATGCTCACGCGGTCATTTTCTTTACCATGGGGTTTATCCACTACAACCAAAGTAACATTTCAGCGTGCTTCAAAAAACCTGCTTTATAGCGAGCAACTCGCAACAGGTGGCATGAGCAATGCAAGAGGGTATTTTGTTAATACATCATTTGGCAGTAATGCCAACAGCTTTAGCCAAGAGTTATTTTTACCACAATTTTCATTGGCTAAATTAACGTCCTTCCCTACTTTGGAAGATAGCAATAAGCTGGGTTTTTTCTGGGATTGGGCAGATAATAGACAGGTCAAAAGAATTGGCGACGGGCCGAGAGCTGCCACACTCTCTTCAGTTGGAATAGACGTAAATAGCACAATCAACCAATATCTTAATATAACTTATGACGTAGGCTGGCGTCTAAGACGGGTTCACACAACAGCCTTTGCAGCCCGTAAAGGCGCATTTTGTGACTTTCAGATTGTGGCAGGATTTTAA
- a CDS encoding POTRA domain-containing protein codes for MPKAAIKRGFLLWLGHLLALAPLHNGFAADSQKKIAVPYLNKIIFEPLKIKGVLDKDYILSDSLKNLTHSTKLKKILLPYIGHPLTFDQLNELTSTVGIFLRKHNHAFIDVSVPPQIIHKGILHITLLEYRLGSITVHDNQWSPRWTIKRDSGLSPGEHLKLRTLQTDLNWINRNPFHTVDMVSRPSVKPGYTDIDLRVADRFPVYGYAAYNNQGDPTTGRLNWYVGASWAMPLT; via the coding sequence ATGCCTAAAGCAGCAATAAAAAGAGGCTTTCTTTTGTGGCTAGGGCATTTGCTCGCTTTAGCCCCGTTACATAATGGCTTTGCTGCCGATAGCCAGAAAAAAATAGCCGTTCCTTACCTTAATAAGATTATTTTTGAGCCACTAAAAATAAAGGGGGTGTTAGATAAGGATTATATTTTATCTGACTCTTTAAAGAATTTAACGCATTCAACCAAATTAAAGAAAATTCTTTTGCCTTATATAGGCCATCCACTGACATTTGATCAGTTAAATGAACTGACAAGCACCGTGGGGATTTTTTTACGCAAACATAATCACGCTTTTATTGATGTTAGTGTTCCACCACAAATTATTCACAAAGGTATTTTGCACATTACTTTGTTAGAATATCGCCTTGGTTCAATAACGGTCCATGATAATCAGTGGAGCCCACGCTGGACTATTAAACGTGATAGTGGGCTATCTCCAGGTGAACATCTAAAATTAAGAACATTGCAAACTGATCTTAATTGGATCAATCGAAATCCTTTTCATACTGTTGATATGGTCTCTAGACCAAGTGTCAAACCAGGATATACTGATATTGATTTACGTGTAGCAGACCGTTTTCCTGTTTATGGTTATGCTGCCTATAATAACCAGGGAGATCCAACAACAGGCCGCTTAAATTGGTATGTAGGAGCCTCATGGGCAATGCCTTTAACTTAG